One Natronolimnobius sp. AArcel1 genomic region harbors:
- a CDS encoding NAD(P)/FAD-dependent oxidoreductase: MPDVAIIGGGPAGLSAALFTAKNDLETVVFDTDETWMHKAHLFNYPGIRSISGSEYVELTRGQVRDRGADLHTGEEVTGLETIADGFRIETSDATYKTEYAILATGADRSIADDLGCAFDDDDTVDVDLNMQTSVANLYATGAMVRAEEWQAVIAAGDGATAALDILSTERGEHYHDFDTPGDVPAFTSS; the protein is encoded by the coding sequence ATGCCCGATGTTGCGATTATCGGCGGTGGCCCCGCCGGATTGAGTGCAGCACTGTTTACGGCGAAAAACGACCTCGAGACGGTTGTGTTCGACACAGACGAGACGTGGATGCACAAGGCCCATTTATTCAACTATCCGGGAATTCGAAGCATTAGTGGCAGCGAGTACGTGGAACTGACGCGCGGACAGGTCCGTGACCGCGGGGCAGACCTCCATACGGGCGAGGAGGTAACGGGACTCGAGACGATTGCCGATGGTTTCCGGATTGAAACAAGCGATGCGACGTACAAGACTGAGTATGCTATCCTCGCGACTGGTGCAGACCGCTCGATTGCGGACGATCTGGGCTGTGCGTTCGACGACGATGACACGGTCGATGTCGATCTAAATATGCAAACGAGTGTTGCGAACCTGTACGCGACGGGTGCAATGGTCCGCGCCGAAGAATGGCAAGCTGTTATCGCCGCGGGTGATGGGGCAACAGCCGCACTCGACATTCTCAGCACTGAGCGTGGAGAGCACTATCACGACTTCGATACGCCCGGTGACGTGCCGGCGTTTACCTCGAGCTAA
- the dnaJ gene encoding molecular chaperone DnaJ yields the protein MSEDFYDALGVSKDASADEIKSAYREKATEYHPDVSDDPDAEEKFKKIQKAKQVLTDEEKRQAYDRMGHDRYEQAEKHGYDAGGGGAGGMGGGPFGGMGGGGMGGGLGDIFEQMFTGGAGRGRRQRKGQDLRTELEIDLEEAFDGAEKQFTIERPEACESCDGEGHPPDADSQTCPECQGRGQTQQVQQTPLGRVQQTTTCRRCEGEGTLYSDSCSECHGDGFVRTETTLTIEVPAGIQDGQTLRMEREGAPSPEGGPHGDLLIDITIREHEEFEREGDDLQYRLPISFPQATFGDTVEVPTLDGAVEFEVPTGTQSGETFRLGGKGMPRLRRRGQGDLYVQIQVVTPEQLNEEQREALEAFAEAGGDEIEIKEGFFEKIKRAF from the coding sequence ATGAGCGAGGACTTTTACGACGCACTCGGTGTGAGCAAGGATGCCTCCGCCGATGAGATCAAATCGGCCTATCGGGAGAAGGCCACAGAGTATCACCCGGACGTAAGCGATGATCCCGACGCGGAAGAGAAGTTCAAGAAGATTCAGAAGGCAAAGCAGGTCCTGACTGACGAGGAAAAACGCCAGGCCTACGACCGGATGGGTCACGACCGCTACGAGCAGGCCGAAAAACACGGCTATGACGCTGGCGGTGGCGGCGCTGGTGGCATGGGAGGCGGTCCGTTCGGCGGTATGGGCGGTGGCGGTATGGGCGGCGGCCTCGGGGATATCTTCGAGCAGATGTTCACTGGCGGGGCTGGCCGCGGTCGTCGCCAGCGAAAGGGACAGGATCTGCGAACCGAACTCGAGATCGATCTCGAGGAGGCGTTCGACGGCGCAGAGAAGCAGTTTACGATCGAGCGTCCGGAGGCCTGTGAATCGTGTGATGGCGAGGGTCATCCGCCGGATGCGGATTCCCAGACGTGTCCGGAGTGTCAGGGACGAGGCCAGACCCAGCAAGTTCAACAGACACCGCTCGGTCGGGTCCAGCAGACGACGACGTGTCGCCGGTGTGAGGGTGAGGGGACGCTATACTCTGACAGTTGCAGTGAGTGTCACGGCGATGGCTTCGTTCGGACCGAGACCACGCTTACGATCGAGGTGCCGGCGGGTATTCAGGACGGCCAGACGCTGCGGATGGAACGTGAGGGAGCACCAAGTCCCGAGGGTGGTCCACACGGCGATCTGTTGATTGACATCACGATCCGCGAGCACGAGGAGTTCGAACGCGAGGGTGATGACCTTCAATACCGACTCCCGATATCGTTCCCGCAAGCGACCTTTGGCGATACGGTCGAGGTGCCGACGCTCGACGGCGCAGTCGAGTTCGAGGTACCGACAGGCACCCAAAGCGGCGAGACGTTCCGCCTTGGGGGGAAGGGAATGCCTCGTCTCCGACGGCGCGGACAAGGCGACCTCTACGTACAGATTCAGGTCGTCACGCCCGAGCAACTCAACGAGGAACAGCGTGAGGCTCTCGAGGCGTTTGCCGAAGCAGGCGGTGACGAAATCGAGATCAAGGAAGGCTTCTTCGAGAAGATTAAGCGGGCGTTCTGA